The following coding sequences are from one Sciurus carolinensis chromosome 11, mSciCar1.2, whole genome shotgun sequence window:
- the LOC124958755 gene encoding olfactory receptor 8D1-like, translated as MAIANHSSATMFVLLGLTQQPELQLPLFLLFLGIYVVTVVGNLGMILLIAASPVLHTPMYYFLSSLSFIDLCYSTVITPKMLVNFIKTKNTILYSECMAQLFFFVVFVVAEGYLLTAMAYDRYVAICSPLLYNVTMSPWLCSLLVLVAFILGVLSAVAHTSAMMKLTFCKSHIINHYFCDVLPLLNLSCSNTHLNELLLFVIAGLNSLVPTLAVTISYAFIFYSILRIRSSENRSKAFGTCTSHLMAVGIFFGSITFMYFKPPSSNSLDQEKVSSVFYTTVIPMLNPLIYSVRNKDVKKAMRKVLVGR; from the coding sequence ATGGCCATTGCAAATCATTCTTCAGCAACCATGTTTGTCCTACTTGGTTTAACACAGCAGCCAGAGCTCCAgctgcccctcttcctcctcttcctgggaATCTACGTGGTGACAGTAGTGGGGAACCTGGGCATGATACTCCTGATTGCAGCCAGCCCTGTGCTTCACACCCCCATGTACTATTTCCTCAGCAGCTTGTCCTTCATTGATCTCTGCTATTCCACTGTCATCACCCCAAAAATGTTGGTGAACTTCATAAAGACGAAGAACACAATACTTTATTCTGAGTGCATGGCCCagctatttttctttgtggtcttTGTGGTGGCCGAGGGCTACCTCCTGACTGCCATGGCATATGATCGCTATGTTGCCATCTGCAGCCCACTGCTTTATAACGTGACCATGTCCCCTTGGCTCTGCTCACTACTTGTGCTGGTGGCCTTCATCCTGGGTGTTCTGTCTGCCGTGGCTCATACAAGTGCCATGATGAAATTGACCTTCTGCAAATCCCACATCATCAATCATTACTTCTGTGATGTTCTTCCCCTCCTCAATCTCTCTTGCTCCAACACGCACCTCAATGAGCTTCTACTTTTTGTTATTGCGGGGCTCAACTCCTTGGTGCCTACCCTGGCTGTTACCATCTCCTATGCCTTCATCTTCTATAGCATCCTTCGCATCCGCTCTTCAGAGAACCGGTCCAAAGCTTTTGGAACTTGCACCTCTCATCTCATGGCTGTGGGGATCTTCTTTGGTTCTATCACCTTCATGTACTTCAAGCCCCCTTCAAGTAACTCTCTGGACCAGGAGAAGGTGTCCTCTGTGTTCTACACCACAGTGATTCCCATGCTGAACCCTCTAATATATAGTgtgaggaacaaggatgtgaagaaagcaATGAGGAAGGTCTTGGTGGGgagatga